The following is a genomic window from Elaeis guineensis isolate ETL-2024a chromosome 10, EG11, whole genome shotgun sequence.
aacttctccgaggtcactccaaaagcgcacttagtcggattcagcttcattcgatgttgtcgcaGAGTGCAGAAAACTTCTTCGAGGTCTCGAATGTGATCTGCAGTCTGCAcactttttaccagcatgtcgtccatatatacttccatgttgcgcccgatctgatctttgaagaccttattgacgagtcgttaGTAGGTAGCTCTagcattcttcagcccgaaggacatcaccctgtagcagtagaggcccttgggggtcacgaaggcagtgtgctcctcgtcttcgggcgccattcggatctgattgtacctgatgaaggcatccatgaagctgagcagtcgatgatcggacatcgcatccaccagctggtcgatctttgaaagtggaaagctatccttcggacaggcccgattcaaatcggtgtagtcgatgcaaatcctccacttcccgttggctttcttcaccatgacaacattggcgagccaatcgggatatgtagtttctctgatgaatcccacctcgagtagcttgtccacttcctcatcgatggccttctgtctttcaggtgcaaaagatcttttcttctgccttaccggcctcatcgtcgggtcgatgttgagtcggtgcgttattgtttccggggggatgcccgacatatctactaccgaccaagcaaatatatcGACGTTGGTCTTCAGCAGCTCTGCCAACTGtcgtcgttctgggtcgggtagttgagacccgacccatacctttcggtcaaGACTCTCCGCTATCGAGATTGGAACGAGCTGTTCGGTCGGTGAACCccattcttcctcctcccgttggtctagtttgtcgatcgttagggagcccttcaactcgtcgctttgagcggagatctggaagcatcggcgagcgagctgttggtcttcgcgcatctctccgactccatttttaaTCGGGAATCGAACCAAGAGATGGTACGTTGAGACGATCGCCTTAAGGGCGTTTAGTctggatcttccaagtatggtgTTGTAGGCCAAAgatacttggacgaccgcaaaagtcaagtGGACCGTGcattgtcgtggttcggtgccgaccgtcacgggtagAGTGACTTCTCCTCCCGTCGTGATAGCGTCCCCGGTGAAGCCTATCAAGAGCGTAGAGacactcttgagtcggtcggtcgatagtcgcatccgggagaaggtcgaataaaacaaaacgttcgttgaactttcattatctacaaagattctttttacatcatagttcgctattgttgccgagacaacaatagcgtcgtcgtggggagtttggatgccccgaacatcttcttccgtaAAAGTAATTATGTTGTCCGGTCGTGGCTTCTTTGTCGGCTCCCCTCcggcagacgtccccgggcccagtcgcttggaaatcatattgatgaccccgatcgTTGGCTGATTggtcgtcgcttcttcagtcggctggggttgtCGGTCGGTAACTGGTTGAGTCGGCAGGTTcctccaaaatttatcgagatatctccgacggatgagagcttcgatctcatccttaagctgaatGCATTGCTcgatattgtggccgtggccccagtggaatcggcagtacttccgtcggtcgaggccttttgccttcaaaggcggaggccatcgtaggtactcttccccctcaatctccatcaaaatctgcgcacgaggagcagagagaggagtgtaggagtcatacctggggtgtgtcggccttggagtctgccgtcgaggcgacctctggttccgtcgtgggggtgagacccgaccgtcggtcgggggcctgctaggttcggcggggtcccaaccctttcttcgcttctccttcggggcCCTTGAACTCGGTCAAGCACCGGTCGGAGGCTTCTTCATCACATGcagtacttgtatgcgcgctccaacagttcggcatacgtccgggggagggtcttgtccaggctataagtgaatcgggatgcccttagcccccgtttcatggccgagatggccatgtctctgTTGAGGTTctggacctcaagcgtggccgcgttgaatcacgtcacgaagtgtcggagcgtctcgttttctccttgtttgagggagaaaaggctgtccgacattCGCGgtagcttccgactggtgctgaagtgggccacgaaagagtgctcgagctgtccgaaggagtggatacttcccgatcgaagatcggagtaccaggccctggcagctttgtggagcgtagcggggaagcgatgtaaaggagagcgtcggttgccccttgaatcgtcatgagagccttgtagctctccaggtggtcgattgggtcggtggagccgttgtagggctccacgtgcggcatcttgaaccgactggagatcgattcgtcaaggatgagtcgggagagaggttgggcagtctggaagtcgacgtcgtttgaagacttctgcccgtccacctgcagctgtgcgagccgacggtcaatttcctcgaacctgcattcgtagtcgtcggtgctgggagaccccaggagtggagtctccagaagagtccgagagagaggcggacggcgttcgcggccgcttctccttccttgctcgttctagctgggagggagaatgtcgtcgagaccgatgggtgtcgcaccgcggccgcccctcctcctctcggtaggaccgctgtggcaggtgctcctgtggaggcgacggagaccgatgcggatgtcggcggctgcttctggaggGCATCGAACATGCCGTCGGTTGCCCGACCAGTGATTGCAGCGGTCGGAccggttgttgctgaaggcttttgactgcgtccgtcagcacggtcatctgccgcacgatcgtcgcgatctacgcctccgtggtcaccgcagggtgcggagagctaggttccaccGCGGAGGGTGGAGAAGAGGCCTCTTTCCGgcaggaagagcgcctcgccaatccggtgaccctcgatcgctgagctcttgtctttgtcatcttgaaTTCTGTGGGGGCTACAATCCCTGATGCTGTCAATGAAGCACTAACTCGTCACTGTGAGCGTTGCtctccccctacctggcgcgtcaatctgttgcggccaatcccctcatcgcctggtcgccgggaacgagcgcctgcaaaagaaagtccacactgaccggaggcggctccgacggggaccctccaacggtcaagtcagagaggagactaggcaacagtgaaaagaaaacagagagctcaacgagagagggaaagagagagagagagggagcaagcccaagAGTTCTCGGAAAGgatctctagcactgttgccttccccgatatatatagtggagcatggtatggcaccgtcattaatggcacggacaattgaagaattgtcaactcactgaagattgtcagagtcgccgtaaaggtgtcaaatcaccgtggggctgtcaaatcgctagagttgaccatgccttaggtgggataatgcccctagacggcagcgccgcatgccgttgtcaggactgacagtctctggcagtagtacgacgattggaggagccgaccgaccataggtcggcggcCCGCTGAGGGGCATCGGGTGAGAATTTGGGCCCCTCCGACAATCAGTCGGGCACGTTGTAGGAGTCGGACATCGGACTCCATAGTGCTGTCGGTCGGGAGAGCGGAGAAGGTCTGCCCAaccgacgtatcctcggtcggtcgatAGCCATCGATCGATCGGTAACGGctcccgtcggtcggtcggtcgataaAGTCGGGCGTCGGACATGTAGGCCCGATGATGAGTCGgcatgagtggggtcggtcggtattctccaacaatatacatatatatatatatatacacacacatatatatatacacacatatatatatatatatatgtatatatatatatatacatatatatacatatacatatacatatatatatatatatatatatatatatatatatatatatatacatatacatatatatacatatacatatatatatatatacatatatatacatatacatatacatatatatatacatatacatgcacacacacacacacacacacacacacacacatatatatatatatatatatatatatatatatatatatatatatatatatatatatgtgtgtgtgtgtgtgtgtacatatatctatatatatctatatatatatatatttgtatacatacatacatacattcattcaTATAACAAATTAGTTTATGTGAATTTTAGACAAATAGTCTAGCCACATTCATTCATGCTCGATGCCTACGACCGGCCAGCCAGGTAAAACCTCTCTCCGTGCCAGGGTCGCGCCATCACGTGGCCTGGGCACACCCCATGCCCAAATCCACGACTTCCTCCCACGATCGCGTGTCCATCCGAACTCGCCACGCTCTCCCCTCAACGTGACACGTGGCAACCAGGCATCCCCACACCGCTCCACGTGGCACGACGGGACGAGCACACCTGACGACAAGACATAAATCGATCAGAACGGTCGAGACCGCAGAAGAAACTCGGAGAGGAAAAGATGCGTGCCAAGAGAAGAACCATGGTGTCATCAACTCCTCCTCCCTCCAAGAAACCCTCAGCCATGCCGCCACCCCCATGGGAAGTCCTCCTCCTCGTGGGCCAACTTTTGGACCCCAAGACCCTCGCCACGGCCTCCTGCGTCTCTAAGTCGTGGTCCTCCGCCATGTCTTCGGACCATCTCTGGAAACCCATCTGCCTCTCCCATTACCCTTCGTCGCTTCTTTTGAtcaccaccaatccttcgctctCGGCTCGCCGCCTCTTCGCCCTCCTCCGCGCTTCGTCCTATCGCCACCGCCGCCGCAATCCGTCCATCCCCCGCATCTCCCTCCGCAATCTCATCTTCGCCATCGACGTCTTCCAACGCGACGTGCCCGTTCTTTCGCTGGCGAGGACCGGCGAGGAGCTGCTTCGCAGCGATCATGGTGGAGTTTTTCGATTCGAAGCTGCGGGTGACGATGGATCAGATGGTAGCTTGGAGATGGGGGAGGTGGTGAAGATTGGTTGGACGGTGGTGATGAAAGGGTGGAGGGGGGCA
Proteins encoded in this region:
- the LOC105052459 gene encoding probable F-box protein At5g04010, giving the protein MRAKRRTMVSSTPPPSKKPSAMPPPPWEVLLLVGQLLDPKTLATASCVSKSWSSAMSSDHLWKPICLSHYPSSLLLITTNPSLSARRLFALLRASSYRHRRRNPSIPRISLRNLIFAIDVFQRDVPVLSLARTGEELLRSDHGGVFRFEAAGDDGSDGSLEMGEVVKIGWTVVMKGWRGAFTMMDRVGKGRAVGETGLWFSEELPSPGCCSASMGGGLEAELGLEFSDDGVGDEEGRRRRVGRMSLGLMSMADWRYVGVDDGLLYLQHFLLPNNI